Within Bradymonas sediminis, the genomic segment TCATGAAGGCCAAGCGCAAGCCGGTCGAGACCATCACGCCCGACGAGCTCGGCGTGGACATCGCGGTCAAAGTCAAGACGGTCAAATACGAGCTGCCGCCCGAGCGCGCCGCCGGTATGATCGTCGCCGACCTCGACGAGCTTCTCGACAAGCTTAAGAACGAAGCGAAGGCATTTTAATTTTCTGACTTCGAATTAATTTCGGACGATTTTATTTCAACGACTTTTTTCGCTCGAATCGAATTCGGGCGAATCCACACATAAGGAGTGTTCCATGGCCAACGTACTCGTTGTCGCCGAACATCAAGCTGGGGAGCTTCGCAAGGTCACCCTTCCAACGATCACCTTTGGCGCCGAAACCGCCGGACTTCTCGGCGGCGAGCTCTATGTGCTCGTGCTGGGTGACTCGGCAGACGCTGTCGCCAACGAAGTCGCGCAATACGCCGGCATCGCCAAGGTCATCTACGCCAAATCTGGCGCCCTCGCAGCTTATACGGCGGAGGGTTTTGCCCCGGTGATCGCCAAGGTCGCCGAGCAGGTCGACGCCGAAGTCATCGCCGGCCCGTCGAGCGCCCAGGGCGCCGACTACCTGCCGCGCGTCGCCGCTACGCTGGAGGCCGGCATGGTCACCAACGCGATCAAAGTGAGCAACGACGGCGGGCTCAAATTCCAGCGCCCCATGCTCTCGGGTAGCGTCCTGGAGACCGTCGAGGTCACCACGCCCAAGAAAGTCGTGGGCGTGCGCACCACCGACTTCGACGACGCTCAGACCGGCGCAAGCGCCCCGGTTGAGACCGTCGAGCTGGGCGAAGCCCGCGCCGACGTCGAGTCGGTCTCCCTTGACCTGGTCAAGAGCGAGCGCCCCGAGCTGACCGACGCCGACGTCGTCATCGCCGGTGGACGTGGACTCAAATCCGCCGACGCCTTCGAGATGCTCGAAGTTATGGCCGACCTCTTCGGCGGTGCTGTCGGCGCAAGCCGCGCGGCCGTCGACAGCGGTTACTCGCCCACCGAGACCCAGATCGGTCAGACCGGTAAGGTCGTCGCGCCGAACCTGTACGTCGCCGTGGCCATCAGCGGTGCGATTCAGCATCTCTCGGGCATGAAGGGCTCCAAGACCATCGTCGCCATCAACACCGACGCGGACGCGCCCATCTTCCAGGTCGCCGATTACGGCCTGGTCGCCGACGCCTTCGAGGCGGTCCCGGCGCTGACCGAGAAGCTCAAAGCCCTCGGCGTTGGCAGCTGAGCCGCTTGAGTCGTTGAGCATATTTTAAAAGCGGGAGCACTTCGGTGCTCCCGCTTTTTTTGTGGATCTTTGTGGGCATTAGCATTTTTCTATATATCTGCTATGAGTTTACCCAATTCGGGCCCCCACCGCGGGCCACCCGACGCAATTTTATCGCAAGATTATCGCAGCGGCGCCCCTCGGAGGCCGCGCGAAATAGTCCACGAACGCTTCGGCGGTCATTCGTAAATCAACTGGGAGTGCAGCGTATGAAGGCATGGCAATTAGGAAAAAGGACCGCGACGATCTGGTGCGCGAGCCTGTTATTGGGACTGGTCTTTACGGGTTGTTCGGCAGAGTTTAACGACCAAAAATGTGAGACCGAGCAGGATTGCTTCCACGGCGAAGTCTGCTCCTCCGACGGCGTCTGCGTGCCCGACTCGAGCGATCTCGACGCCGGCGACGAGGATGTCACCCCGGATGATGTCGGCAACGATATCAGCGAAGACGTCGAAGAAGACACGGTCGACTCCGACACCGACGTCACCCCGCAAATTGCCAGCGTTCAGCTGAGCCCGGGCGCCGCCGACGTCGCCCCCGGCCGCACGGTCCAATTGACGGTCACCGCGCTGGACAAAGACGGCAACGAGCTGCCCGACGAAGAGTTCACCTGGACCTCCTCCGACGCGAGCATCGCCACGGTCGACGCCAACGGCGCCGTCACCGGCGTCGCGCTGGGCGAAGTCGTTGTGCGCGTGACCTCGGACTTCAACCCGAACCTCAGCGCCACCTCGACCATCACGGTCGTCGAGGCATCGGTCGCCCGCGTCGAGATCGACCCGGTCACCGCCGACGTGCTTGAGGGCGAGACGCTGCAATTCAGCGCCACCGCCTACGATGACGAAGACGCCGAGCTCCCCGACGCCACCTTCGTGTGGTCGGTCGACCCGACCAGCGCCGCGAGCATCGACGAGAACGGTCTTCTGACCGCCGGCGCCTATGACGTCGCCGCCAATACCGCAACCGTCACGGTCAGCGCCGAGGGCGTCGACGCCACCGCCACCGTCACCATTTTGCAGGTCCCGGTCGACTCCATCGTGGTCACGAACCCCGACGGCGACCAGACCTTCTCGGTGGAAGAAGGCGCAACCCTTCAGCTCACCGCGACCCCGTTTGACGCCGATAGCAATGAATTGCTCGACCGCGACGCGACCTACTCAAGCGACGACGAAACAGTCGCCACCGTCGACGAAGACGGCCTGGTCACCGGCGTCGCCGCAGGCACCGCCAATATCACCGTCACCATCGGCGGCGTGACCGAGACCATCGAAGTCACGGTCACCGAGCCGGCCGTTGTTCAGCCGCCCGTCGCCGACGCTGGCGCCGACCGCGTCGTGAACCTCGGCGAGACGGTCACCGTGGACGCAAGCACCAGCAGCGACCCGGACGGCCGCGCGCTCACCTTCACCTGGGAGCTCACCAGCGTCCCCGGCGGCTCCAGCACGCTGCTCGACAATAGCACCGGTGTGCAGGCGACCTTCGACCCGGATACCGCCGGTGATTATGTCGTCAAGC encodes:
- a CDS encoding electron transfer flavoprotein subunit alpha/FixB family protein produces the protein MANVLVVAEHQAGELRKVTLPTITFGAETAGLLGGELYVLVLGDSADAVANEVAQYAGIAKVIYAKSGALAAYTAEGFAPVIAKVAEQVDAEVIAGPSSAQGADYLPRVAATLEAGMVTNAIKVSNDGGLKFQRPMLSGSVLETVEVTTPKKVVGVRTTDFDDAQTGASAPVETVELGEARADVESVSLDLVKSERPELTDADVVIAGGRGLKSADAFEMLEVMADLFGGAVGASRAAVDSGYSPTETQIGQTGKVVAPNLYVAVAISGAIQHLSGMKGSKTIVAINTDADAPIFQVADYGLVADAFEAVPALTEKLKALGVGS